In a genomic window of Streptomyces pristinaespiralis:
- a CDS encoding DUF1996 domain-containing protein, with translation MKVGPKALSALLVSTALAACLLGTVPLASAADPVGRAPVATDASDAAPHAGHAGHAVSGSVLASGDDPDGDGYIPANPPVTGVTPSHRTPPPRYFHEFQANCAVTHTAPVDPIVYPGQPGRSHDHTFMGNRSTDASSTTASLSGGATTCKVPGDPSAYWMPSLFNGDRKILPIGDQVIYYKAGVTDYTSVRPFPKGLRYVVGNPAQTREQFRAHPGWVEGWECGDSFRNIDFPQHCPAGTQLNIRMQAPSCWTGLHLDTPDHQSHMAYPVVKPGTNDNVCPASHPVALPMVEFKMAFPVDGDMSQVRLASGGAHSFHYDFFNAWHEPTLKAMVDHCIVGGLQCDARGYDQNHPEAGAALNADYQLP, from the coding sequence GTGAAAGTCGGTCCGAAGGCCTTATCCGCACTGCTCGTCAGCACGGCGCTGGCCGCGTGTCTGCTGGGCACGGTTCCCCTCGCGTCGGCGGCCGACCCGGTCGGCCGGGCCCCCGTGGCGACCGACGCGTCCGATGCGGCTCCGCACGCCGGGCACGCCGGGCACGCGGTGAGCGGTTCGGTGCTCGCGTCAGGCGACGACCCCGACGGCGACGGCTACATCCCGGCGAATCCGCCGGTGACGGGCGTGACCCCGTCGCACCGGACCCCGCCGCCGCGCTACTTCCACGAGTTCCAGGCCAACTGCGCGGTGACCCATACCGCGCCGGTCGACCCGATCGTCTACCCGGGGCAGCCGGGCCGGTCGCACGACCACACCTTCATGGGAAACCGCTCCACGGACGCGTCGAGCACCACGGCGTCCCTGTCCGGCGGAGCCACGACGTGCAAGGTGCCCGGCGACCCGTCCGCGTACTGGATGCCGTCGCTCTTCAACGGTGACCGAAAGATCCTGCCGATCGGTGACCAGGTCATCTACTACAAGGCCGGCGTCACCGACTACACCAGCGTCCGGCCCTTCCCCAAGGGCCTGCGGTACGTGGTCGGCAACCCGGCGCAGACCCGTGAGCAGTTCCGTGCCCATCCCGGCTGGGTCGAGGGCTGGGAGTGCGGCGACAGTTTCCGCAACATCGACTTCCCGCAGCACTGCCCCGCCGGTACGCAGCTCAACATCCGCATGCAGGCACCCAGTTGCTGGACCGGCCTGCATCTCGACACCCCCGACCACCAGAGCCACATGGCGTATCCGGTGGTCAAGCCCGGCACCAACGACAACGTCTGCCCGGCGAGCCACCCGGTCGCGCTGCCCATGGTCGAGTTCAAGATGGCGTTCCCGGTGGACGGCGACATGTCCCAGGTCAGGCTGGCCAGCGGCGGCGCCCACTCGTTCCACTACGACTTCTTCAACGCGTGGCACGAGCCGACGCTGAAGGCCATGGTGGACCACTGCATCGTGGGCGGCCTGCAGTGCGACGCCCGGGGCTACGACCAGAACCACCCCGAGGCCGGTGCGGCGCTGAACGCCGACTACCAGCTGCCCTGA
- a CDS encoding LacI family DNA-binding transcriptional regulator, whose product MTRQTPTLEDVARAAGVSRATVSRVVNGIRNVDPAIQDVVREAIRNTGYTPNRAARSLVTKRAETIALVVSGAGDESESEQNAFAARVLADPFFGRVVSGVVGFLRPRSMYPVLMFAETEKARGEVLSYLRHSSADGALIFSTHAEDPLPTLLAEEDLPCVLFARPLVSTPVTYVDVAHRDGARLAAEHLLARGCRRVATVTGPLNLPAAQDRLAGFRDTLARHGHPYIPIAEGGFTTESGTAAMGRLLMEHPDIDGVFAANDLMALGVVQTLLATGRRVPEDVAVIGFDDSNVAAVCRPPLTTIRQPMEEMAATMARLLQEQIEGTLSEPTSVIFDAELVVRASA is encoded by the coding sequence ATGACGAGACAGACCCCCACCCTCGAGGACGTGGCCCGGGCGGCGGGCGTCTCCCGTGCCACGGTCTCGCGGGTCGTCAACGGCATCCGGAACGTGGATCCCGCCATCCAGGACGTGGTGCGTGAAGCGATCCGGAACACGGGCTACACCCCGAACCGGGCCGCCCGGTCCCTGGTGACGAAACGGGCGGAGACCATCGCCCTGGTCGTCTCCGGCGCCGGCGACGAGTCCGAGAGCGAACAGAACGCCTTCGCGGCACGGGTGTTGGCGGACCCGTTCTTCGGCCGGGTCGTCAGCGGCGTGGTCGGTTTTCTGCGTCCGCGCTCCATGTACCCGGTGCTGATGTTCGCCGAGACGGAGAAGGCGAGGGGCGAGGTCCTGTCGTATCTGCGGCACAGCAGCGCGGACGGGGCGCTCATCTTCTCCACGCACGCAGAGGATCCCCTGCCCACCCTGCTGGCCGAGGAGGACCTGCCCTGCGTGCTGTTCGCGAGGCCCCTTGTGTCGACACCGGTCACCTACGTCGACGTGGCGCACCGCGACGGCGCGCGGCTCGCGGCCGAGCACCTGCTGGCCCGCGGCTGCCGACGGGTGGCCACCGTCACCGGGCCCCTCAACCTGCCCGCAGCTCAGGACCGGCTGGCCGGCTTCCGCGACACCCTGGCCCGCCACGGTCACCCCTACATCCCGATCGCGGAGGGCGGCTTCACCACGGAGAGCGGTACCGCCGCGATGGGGCGCCTGCTGATGGAACACCCGGACATCGACGGGGTGTTCGCGGCCAACGACCTCATGGCCCTGGGGGTCGTCCAGACATTGCTGGCGACGGGGCGACGGGTGCCGGAGGACGTGGCGGTGATCGGCTTCGACGACTCCAATGTCGCCGCCGTCTGCCGGCCGCCCCTGACCACGATCCGGCAGCCCATGGAGGAGATGGCGGCGACCATGGCGCGCCTGCTCCAGGAGCAGATCGAGGGAACGCTCTCCGAGCCCACGTCGGTGATCTTCGACGCGGAGCTCGTCGTCAGGGCCTCCGCGTGA
- a CDS encoding glycoside hydrolase family 3 C-terminal domain-containing protein — protein MDEEDLTRLLDKLDLRQKVRLLTGATTWRTAAEPAVGLGAMTMSDGPAGVRGEAWDEFETSALLPSATGLCAMWDEDLVERLGRLLADEARRKSVHVVLAPTLNIHRSPLAGRHFECFSEDPVLVGRTGAALIRGIQSYGVAAAAKHYVANDSETERLSVDVRVGERALREVYLAPFESAVEAGVHVVMSGYNGVNGATMTESALLVEPLKEEWGFDGLVVSDWGAVRSTVAAALAGQDLAMPGPHGPWGDVLVDAVTGGAVGEEAVDDKVRRLLRLAGRVGALGPAGPSFFSPTAATSPALPASATASALSASPTSPALPASATALAPALSAASPARPSSPASAVAVVSPSAPARRLPLSEDDRRWLLRRAVVAGSVLLENRGVLPLDAAALTTVALIGDHAGTPRSQGGGSAGVFPQRVTGPLDGIKEALGDGVSVVHVAGPPVFAPPPLDPADCRDPRTGRPGVLLRVLDEAGRELCAEHRMSGRQLEPPQPPGAHTVEISTRLLPRAGGEWTLGVGGFGHMSLTVDDALLLDGEFPRESDDPAVVHVNPPCHHGRVSLTAGAPVLVVARRQLAPDTGRAVLVTAAPPRPEPARAVADAVRAARDADVAIVCVGTTEDSESEGHDREDLALPGQQDALVRAVAAANPRTVVVVNAGSPVEMPWRKDVAAVLLTWFPGQEGGAGLADMLFGAAEPQGRLPTTWGARLADVPVAATTPDAGVLHYAEGLHIGHRAWLREGREPAYWFGHGLGYTTWDYLDMTVEPTGPPLGLPAASPAGLPAGRPAGQGGAGGLTVRVRLRNTGVRSGREVVQVYLAKPDSAVDRPVRWFAGYAAVEAAPGEDVTAVVHVPGRALRHWCVRDRAWRVEPGVFQVLVGPSAGRAALSGAMTAGEHGPR, from the coding sequence ATGGACGAGGAAGACCTCACCCGCCTGCTGGACAAGCTCGACCTGCGGCAGAAGGTACGCCTGCTCACGGGCGCCACCACCTGGCGCACGGCCGCCGAACCCGCCGTCGGGCTGGGAGCGATGACGATGTCCGACGGGCCCGCCGGTGTGCGCGGGGAAGCCTGGGACGAGTTCGAGACGTCGGCGTTGCTGCCGTCCGCAACGGGGCTCTGCGCGATGTGGGACGAGGACCTGGTCGAACGGCTGGGGCGCCTTCTGGCGGACGAGGCGCGGCGCAAGTCGGTGCACGTCGTGCTGGCGCCGACCCTCAACATCCACCGCTCGCCCCTGGCCGGCCGGCACTTCGAGTGCTTCTCCGAGGACCCGGTCCTCGTCGGCCGCACCGGGGCGGCCCTGATCCGGGGCATCCAGTCGTACGGCGTCGCCGCCGCGGCCAAGCACTACGTGGCCAACGACTCGGAGACCGAGCGGCTCAGCGTGGACGTCCGCGTCGGGGAAAGAGCGCTGCGGGAGGTCTATCTCGCCCCGTTCGAGAGTGCGGTGGAAGCCGGCGTCCATGTGGTCATGTCCGGCTACAACGGCGTGAACGGGGCCACGATGACGGAGAGCGCTCTCCTGGTCGAACCGCTGAAAGAGGAGTGGGGATTCGACGGGCTGGTCGTCTCCGACTGGGGGGCCGTACGTTCTACCGTCGCAGCCGCCCTCGCCGGTCAGGACCTTGCGATGCCCGGACCTCACGGCCCCTGGGGTGACGTGCTGGTCGACGCGGTCACCGGCGGAGCGGTCGGGGAGGAGGCCGTGGACGACAAGGTCCGCCGCCTGCTCCGGCTCGCCGGGCGGGTCGGAGCTCTCGGCCCGGCCGGCCCGTCGTTCTTCTCGCCCACGGCAGCGACGTCCCCGGCCCTGCCCGCCTCGGCAACGGCCTCGGCCCTGTCCGCGTCGCCGACGTCCCCGGCCCTGCCCGCCTCGGCAACGGCCCTGGCCCCGGCCCTCTCCGCAGCGTCCCCGGCCCGGCCCTCGTCGCCGGCGTCCGCCGTTGCGGTCGTGTCACCGTCGGCCCCTGCCCGGCGTCTTCCTCTCTCCGAGGACGACCGGCGGTGGCTGCTGCGTCGCGCCGTGGTCGCCGGCTCCGTGCTGCTGGAGAACCGGGGGGTGCTCCCGCTCGACGCCGCAGCCCTGACGACGGTCGCGCTGATCGGCGACCACGCCGGGACCCCACGGAGTCAGGGCGGCGGCAGCGCCGGGGTCTTCCCGCAGCGCGTCACCGGTCCGCTCGACGGAATCAAGGAGGCGCTCGGGGATGGCGTGAGCGTCGTCCACGTGGCCGGGCCCCCGGTCTTCGCGCCACCGCCGTTGGACCCCGCCGACTGCCGCGACCCGCGGACGGGGCGGCCCGGGGTCCTCCTGCGCGTGCTGGACGAGGCGGGCCGGGAACTGTGCGCCGAGCACCGCATGTCCGGTCGCCAACTGGAGCCGCCGCAGCCGCCAGGGGCGCACACCGTGGAGATCAGCACCCGCCTCCTGCCCCGCGCCGGCGGCGAATGGACACTCGGCGTCGGCGGTTTCGGGCACATGAGCCTCACCGTGGACGATGCGCTCCTGCTGGACGGAGAGTTCCCGCGTGAGTCGGACGATCCGGCCGTCGTCCACGTCAACCCGCCCTGCCACCACGGCCGCGTGTCCCTGACGGCCGGAGCGCCCGTGCTTGTCGTGGCCCGCCGGCAACTCGCCCCCGACACCGGCCGGGCCGTCCTGGTGACCGCCGCGCCGCCGCGGCCGGAACCCGCCCGGGCCGTCGCCGACGCCGTGCGCGCGGCCCGTGACGCGGACGTCGCGATCGTCTGCGTGGGCACCACGGAGGACAGCGAGTCCGAAGGCCACGACCGGGAGGACCTGGCCCTGCCGGGACAACAGGACGCCCTCGTGCGGGCGGTGGCGGCCGCCAATCCCCGCACCGTGGTCGTCGTCAACGCCGGCAGCCCGGTGGAGATGCCCTGGCGGAAGGACGTGGCAGCGGTGCTGCTGACGTGGTTTCCCGGCCAGGAGGGCGGGGCGGGCCTCGCCGACATGCTCTTCGGCGCCGCGGAACCGCAAGGGCGGCTGCCCACGACCTGGGGCGCCCGCCTGGCGGACGTGCCGGTGGCCGCGACCACGCCCGACGCAGGCGTCCTGCACTACGCGGAGGGCCTCCACATCGGCCACCGGGCATGGTTGCGCGAGGGGCGGGAGCCCGCGTACTGGTTCGGCCACGGCCTCGGCTACACCACATGGGACTACCTGGACATGACGGTGGAACCCACCGGCCCGCCCCTCGGGCTGCCCGCCGCTTCACCTGCCGGGCTGCCCGCAGGCCGACCCGCCGGGCAGGGCGGCGCCGGCGGTCTCACCGTACGGGTGCGCCTGCGCAACACGGGCGTGCGCAGCGGCCGCGAGGTCGTCCAGGTGTATCTGGCGAAGCCCGACTCGGCTGTCGATCGGCCGGTCAGGTGGTTCGCGGGTTACGCGGCGGTCGAGGCGGCCCCGGGGGAGGACGTCACCGCCGTCGTGCACGTCCCTGGGCGGGCTCTGCGGCACTGGTGCGTACGGGACCGTGCCTGGCGGGTCGAACCGGGCGTGTTCCAGGTCCTGGTGGGGCCGTCCGCGGGCCGGGCCGCCCTCTCGGGCGCCATGACGGCGGGGGAGCACGGTCCCCGTTGA
- a CDS encoding AraC family transcriptional regulator yields the protein MLEPLNRAMEHIESRLDQQIDVAELARIAMTSEYHFRRMFSALAGMSLSEYVRRRRLTVAGAEVLAGGRTLLEIAVRYGYGSGEAFARAFRAVHGVGPGEARRTGAALRSQQRLSFRLTVEGSGSMRYRVVDRDAFRVVGMKARVPLVHEGVNPAIADFIRGIDKGMIRRLTELSDQEPKGIVAVSDDLDPSRAEGTELDYYHGVLTGAEAPEGTDVLAVPAGTWAVFESSGPFPQALQFLWRDVFTQWFPSNPYRSRPGPEILRVSVSGDGAHADAELWIPVERSTL from the coding sequence GTGCTGGAACCGCTGAACCGTGCCATGGAGCACATCGAGAGCCGTCTCGATCAGCAGATCGACGTGGCCGAACTGGCGCGCATCGCGATGACGTCGGAGTACCACTTCCGTCGGATGTTCTCCGCGCTCGCGGGGATGTCCCTGTCGGAGTACGTCCGGCGCAGGCGGCTGACGGTCGCGGGGGCCGAGGTGCTCGCCGGCGGGCGGACGCTGCTGGAGATCGCGGTCCGCTACGGCTACGGCTCCGGGGAGGCGTTCGCGCGGGCGTTCCGCGCCGTGCACGGCGTCGGCCCGGGCGAGGCCCGCCGGACGGGTGCGGCACTGCGGTCCCAGCAGCGGTTGTCCTTCCGTCTCACCGTCGAAGGGAGCGGCAGTATGAGGTACAGGGTCGTGGACAGGGACGCGTTCCGTGTGGTCGGTATGAAGGCCCGCGTGCCTCTTGTCCACGAGGGGGTGAATCCGGCCATCGCCGACTTCATCCGGGGCATCGACAAGGGGATGATCCGGCGGCTCACCGAGTTGTCCGACCAGGAGCCGAAGGGGATCGTCGCGGTGAGCGACGACCTCGACCCGAGCCGGGCGGAGGGGACGGAGCTCGACTACTACCACGGCGTGTTGACCGGTGCCGAGGCGCCGGAGGGCACGGACGTCCTGGCCGTTCCGGCGGGGACGTGGGCGGTCTTCGAGAGCTCGGGCCCGTTCCCGCAGGCTCTGCAGTTCCTGTGGCGGGACGTGTTCACGCAGTGGTTCCCGTCGAACCCGTACCGGAGCAGGCCAGGGCCGGAGATCCTGCGGGTGAGCGTGTCGGGGGACGGGGCGCATGCGGACGCGGAGCTGTGGATCCCCGTGGAGCGCTCCACGCTCTGA
- a CDS encoding hemerythrin domain-containing protein, with protein MGHGGNVIEELTADHREVDALFARIEMQPVADKRRRELVDELTVELVRHAVAEEEYLYPAVRRHVDGGDGLADKEIEDHARVERMLKELEGLDPDHIDFNHLVAKLKLEVAEHVRDEENRLFPLLEDACTPETLADLGERIRRAKKTAPTRPHPAAPDTPPANKLLAPGAGLVDRARDLITGRHH; from the coding sequence ATGGGACACGGCGGGAACGTCATCGAGGAACTCACGGCGGACCACCGAGAGGTGGACGCGCTGTTCGCCCGGATCGAGATGCAGCCGGTCGCGGACAAGCGCCGCCGCGAGCTCGTGGACGAGCTGACGGTGGAACTGGTGCGGCACGCCGTTGCCGAGGAGGAGTACCTGTACCCGGCGGTGCGCCGCCACGTGGACGGGGGTGACGGTCTCGCCGACAAGGAGATCGAGGACCATGCCCGCGTCGAACGGATGCTGAAGGAACTCGAGGGCCTCGACCCCGACCACATCGATTTCAACCACTTGGTCGCGAAGCTGAAGCTCGAGGTCGCCGAGCATGTGCGGGACGAGGAGAACCGGCTCTTCCCGCTCCTGGAAGACGCGTGCACCCCGGAGACGCTGGCCGATCTGGGCGAGAGGATCCGCCGGGCGAAGAAGACCGCGCCGACCCGCCCGCACCCCGCCGCTCCGGACACGCCTCCCGCGAACAAGCTCCTCGCCCCCGGGGCCGGCCTGGTGGACCGGGCCCGTGACCTGATCACCGGCCGTCACCACTGA
- a CDS encoding YbhB/YbcL family Raf kinase inhibitor-like protein, whose translation MAGIELHTAAFNDHALVPRRYARDGDNISPPLTWSGVPDGTAELLLLCEDPDAPSGTFVHWLVTGIDPADGSVEAGETPPGGTPRTNGYGETGWGGPQPPVGDDAHRYFFRLYALPEPVTLPDNPTADDVHRAVDRTQLAGGTIVGLYQR comes from the coding sequence ATGGCTGGGATCGAACTGCACACAGCAGCGTTCAACGACCACGCGCTCGTCCCGCGACGCTACGCACGGGACGGCGACAACATCTCCCCACCGCTGACCTGGTCCGGCGTGCCCGACGGTACGGCAGAGCTGCTCCTGCTCTGCGAGGACCCCGACGCACCCTCCGGGACCTTCGTCCACTGGCTCGTCACCGGCATCGACCCGGCCGACGGCTCCGTGGAGGCCGGGGAGACACCCCCTGGCGGCACGCCCCGGACCAACGGCTACGGGGAAACAGGCTGGGGCGGACCGCAACCACCGGTCGGCGACGACGCACACCGGTACTTCTTCCGCCTCTACGCCCTGCCCGAGCCCGTGACACTCCCCGACAACCCCACCGCCGACGACGTCCACCGCGCCGTGGACAGGACACAACTGGCCGGCGGCACGATCGTCGGCCTCTACCAGCGCTGA
- a CDS encoding dihydrofolate reductase family protein, translated as MRTFKLQVQTTVDGYMAGPNGEMDWMTFPWTDDINAYLDALTEPVDCVVLGRKLAEGFIPTWAAGPEGEDQASIDKMNNTPKVVVSNTLTESPWDNAVVAGGDLAAIVDKLKEQPGGDIIAYGGGTLVSSLIAEGLLDELHLLVNPTAIGAGMPVFPALGKNQPLRLVAARQFDCGITAMHLEPKRA; from the coding sequence ATGCGCACGTTCAAACTTCAGGTCCAGACCACCGTCGACGGCTACATGGCCGGACCGAACGGGGAGATGGACTGGATGACCTTCCCGTGGACCGACGACATCAACGCCTACCTGGACGCGCTCACCGAACCGGTCGACTGCGTCGTCCTCGGCCGCAAGCTCGCCGAAGGCTTCATCCCCACCTGGGCGGCCGGCCCGGAGGGCGAGGACCAGGCGTCCATCGACAAGATGAACAACACCCCCAAGGTCGTCGTCTCCAACACCCTTACCGAGTCGCCCTGGGACAACGCCGTCGTCGCCGGAGGTGACCTCGCCGCGATCGTCGACAAGCTCAAGGAGCAGCCCGGCGGGGACATCATCGCCTACGGAGGCGGCACGCTCGTGTCGAGCCTCATCGCCGAAGGGTTGCTCGACGAGCTCCACCTGCTCGTCAACCCGACCGCGATCGGGGCCGGAATGCCGGTGTTCCCCGCCCTCGGCAAGAACCAGCCGCTGCGCCTCGTAGCGGCCCGGCAGTTCGACTGCGGCATCACCGCGATGCACCTCGAACCGAAGCGCGCCTGA
- a CDS encoding cytochrome P450 family protein, with amino-acid sequence MADTPIVDLRELGPDFVRDPYPVYARLRAEAPVHRVLDPDGEEIWLVLGHDTARAAFTDPRLSRDWVKSGNVGQIINTDQDQPALAHMLMSDPPDHTRLRRLVTKGFTPRRIDALAPRIQQVTDELLDAMLAEPSRRADLIASFAFPLPMTVICDLLGVPELDRDAFRRWSNEMVARTSPEAEAQAYEEMPAYLSELIAAKRARPGEDLLSALIHAADADGDRLSPEELIGMSVLLLIAGHETTVNLIGNGMRALFSHPDQLAALRADFGLLDGAIEEMLRYDGPVETCTDRLALEDVEIGGVTIPAGSTVLITMADADRDPARFKEPDRFDIRRDARGHIAFGHGLHYCLGAPLARLEGRIAFRTLLERCPDLAQDADEADLPWMPGLLIRGVRRLPVRW; translated from the coding sequence ATGGCGGACACGCCCATAGTCGATCTGCGGGAACTCGGTCCGGACTTCGTCCGCGATCCTTATCCGGTCTACGCCCGGCTCCGGGCGGAGGCGCCCGTGCACCGGGTGCTCGACCCCGACGGCGAGGAGATCTGGCTCGTTCTCGGCCATGACACCGCTCGTGCCGCCTTCACGGATCCGCGGCTGAGCCGGGACTGGGTCAAGTCGGGGAACGTCGGCCAGATCATCAACACCGATCAGGACCAGCCGGCCCTGGCCCACATGCTGATGTCGGACCCGCCGGACCACACCCGGCTGCGGCGGCTGGTGACGAAGGGCTTCACACCGCGCCGCATCGACGCGCTGGCGCCGCGTATCCAGCAGGTCACGGACGAACTGCTCGACGCCATGCTGGCGGAGCCGTCGCGACGGGCGGATCTGATCGCGTCGTTCGCCTTCCCGCTGCCCATGACCGTCATCTGCGACCTGCTCGGTGTGCCTGAGCTCGACCGGGACGCCTTCCGGCGCTGGTCCAACGAGATGGTGGCGCGCACCAGCCCGGAGGCGGAGGCGCAGGCCTACGAGGAGATGCCCGCCTACCTGTCCGAGTTGATCGCCGCCAAGCGGGCGCGTCCCGGCGAGGACCTGCTCAGCGCGCTGATCCACGCCGCGGACGCCGACGGGGACCGGCTGTCGCCGGAGGAACTCATCGGCATGTCGGTCCTGCTGCTGATCGCCGGGCACGAGACCACGGTCAACCTGATCGGCAACGGCATGCGCGCGCTGTTCTCGCACCCCGATCAACTGGCCGCCCTACGGGCGGACTTCGGACTGCTCGACGGAGCGATCGAGGAGATGCTCCGCTACGACGGTCCGGTGGAGACCTGCACGGACCGCCTTGCGCTGGAGGATGTCGAGATCGGGGGCGTGACCATACCGGCCGGTTCCACCGTGCTGATCACCATGGCGGACGCCGACCGCGATCCCGCGCGTTTCAAGGAACCGGACCGGTTCGACATCCGGCGGGACGCCCGGGGCCACATCGCCTTCGGTCACGGTCTGCACTACTGCCTGGGCGCGCCGCTGGCGCGGCTGGAGGGCCGGATCGCGTTCCGCACACTGCTGGAACGCTGCCCGGACCTCGCCCAGGACGCCGACGAGGCTGACCTGCCGTGGATGCCGGGTCTGCTGATCAGAGGGGTGCGCAGGCTGCCCGTGCGGTGGTGA
- a CDS encoding DUF6223 family protein, translated as MSVRSVLAATVVTHASLPAAADAYTMTAGRLGAVVAALVGLAGVVVGGLAVARPAGRTGTATGDGRGRAVVALGAGLVGVVLGAVVLATADGGLGTGNGLGGAVVALVVGLIGMVLGGLALARLRRTG; from the coding sequence ATGTCCGTTCGGTCCGTGCTTGCCGCAACCGTCGTCACCCACGCCTCGCTCCCGGCCGCCGCCGACGCCTACACCATGACCGCCGGGCGGCTGGGAGCCGTGGTGGCCGCCCTGGTGGGACTGGCGGGCGTGGTCGTCGGCGGGCTGGCGGTGGCCCGCCCCGCCGGCCGCACCGGCACCGCGACCGGCGACGGGCGGGGCAGAGCCGTCGTGGCACTGGGGGCGGGCCTGGTCGGCGTCGTCCTCGGCGCAGTGGTCCTGGCCACCGCCGACGGTGGACTCGGCACCGGCAACGGGCTGGGCGGCGCCGTCGTGGCCCTGGTGGTGGGGCTGATCGGCATGGTCCTCGGCGGGCTGGCCCTGGCCCGTCTCCGCCGCACCGGCTGA
- a CDS encoding acyl-CoA dehydrogenase family protein — translation MTTTPSAAHGTTPDSGATGAAPTGPHPRSRPTADTHLVTNQPPPLVGHDVADDAVLLEGLRREGAGWYTEDLHRIGRLAGSEQVLRWAEEANRCEPVLRTHDRYGNRIDEVDFHPSYHALMDVAISEGLGGAPWADDRPGAHVARAAGFMVWSSAEQGHGCPVSMTYAVVPALRSAPRLAALYEPLLTSRVYDPGMRAPAGKRGLLAGMGMTEKQGGTDVRANTTTATEQPDGTWRLRGHKWFTSAPMNDLFLVLAQAPGGLSCFLVPRVLPDGGRNTFRIQRLKDKLGNRSNASSEPEFDDTVGMLVGAEGQGVRTIIDMVTMTRLDCVLGSASGIRTALTQAAHHVRHRSVFGAKLIDQPLMRNVVADLSIESEAATTLALRVAGAADRAQRGDAQERAFLRLATAVGKYWVCKRQPAAVAEALECLGGNGYDEASGMPRLYREAPLNGIWEGSGNVNALDVLRALTREPGSLEAYAAEIEAAAGADARLDAAWRELRGALVLTEDAALGARRLVERMALVLQGSLLVRHAPAAVADAFCASRLAGDRGLAFGTLPTGLDLAAAIDRLPAAVVRSGP, via the coding sequence ATGACGACGACCCCCTCAGCAGCCCACGGGACGACTCCGGACTCCGGGGCGACCGGCGCGGCACCCACCGGCCCGCACCCGCGCAGCCGGCCCACCGCCGACACGCACCTCGTGACCAACCAGCCGCCGCCGCTCGTCGGACACGACGTCGCGGACGACGCCGTACTGCTCGAGGGTCTGCGGCGCGAAGGCGCCGGCTGGTACACCGAGGACCTGCACCGCATCGGCAGGCTCGCCGGCTCGGAACAGGTCCTGCGCTGGGCCGAGGAGGCCAACCGCTGCGAACCCGTACTGCGCACCCACGACCGGTACGGGAACCGGATCGACGAGGTGGACTTCCACCCCTCCTACCACGCGCTCATGGACGTCGCGATCAGCGAGGGACTCGGCGGCGCCCCCTGGGCCGACGACCGGCCCGGCGCCCACGTCGCCCGCGCGGCGGGATTCATGGTGTGGAGCTCCGCGGAGCAGGGCCACGGCTGCCCCGTGTCCATGACCTATGCCGTGGTGCCCGCCCTGCGGTCGGCGCCCCGACTCGCCGCGCTGTACGAGCCGTTGCTGACCAGCAGGGTGTACGACCCCGGGATGCGCGCGCCCGCCGGCAAACGCGGGCTGCTCGCCGGTATGGGCATGACGGAGAAGCAGGGCGGCACCGACGTCCGCGCCAACACCACCACCGCCACCGAGCAGCCCGACGGCACCTGGCGGCTGCGGGGCCACAAGTGGTTCACCAGCGCGCCCATGAACGACCTCTTCCTGGTGCTGGCCCAGGCACCCGGCGGCCTGTCGTGCTTCCTGGTGCCGCGCGTCCTCCCTGACGGCGGCCGCAACACCTTCCGCATCCAGCGGCTCAAGGACAAGCTGGGCAACCGCAGCAACGCCAGCAGCGAGCCCGAGTTCGACGACACCGTCGGCATGCTCGTGGGCGCGGAGGGGCAGGGCGTGCGCACGATCATCGACATGGTGACGATGACGCGGCTGGACTGCGTCCTCGGCTCGGCGTCCGGCATCCGTACCGCTCTCACTCAGGCGGCCCACCATGTCCGCCACCGTTCCGTGTTCGGCGCCAAGCTGATCGACCAGCCGCTGATGCGCAACGTCGTCGCCGATCTGAGCATCGAGTCCGAGGCGGCGACCACGCTCGCGCTCCGGGTCGCCGGAGCGGCCGACCGCGCGCAGCGGGGCGACGCCCAGGAGCGCGCCTTCCTGCGACTGGCGACCGCGGTCGGCAAGTACTGGGTCTGCAAGCGGCAGCCCGCGGCGGTCGCAGAAGCCCTGGAGTGCCTGGGCGGAAACGGCTACGACGAGGCGTCCGGCATGCCGCGGCTCTACCGCGAGGCACCGCTGAACGGCATCTGGGAGGGATCCGGCAACGTCAACGCGCTGGACGTGCTGCGCGCACTGACCCGTGAGCCCGGCTCCCTGGAGGCGTACGCGGCGGAGATCGAGGCCGCTGCGGGCGCGGACGCCCGACTGGACGCGGCGTGGCGGGAACTGCGCGGTGCGCTGGTGCTCACCGAGGACGCCGCTCTGGGCGCCCGCCGCCTGGTCGAGCGCATGGCCCTCGTACTGCAGGGCTCCCTGCTCGTCCGGCACGCACCGGCGGCCGTGGCCGACGCCTTCTGCGCGTCCCGCCTCGCCGGCGACCGCGGTCTGGCCTTCGGCACGCTCCCCACGGGCCTCGACCTCGCCGCGGCGATCGACAGGCTGCCGGCCGCGGTGGTCCGATCCGGGCCGTGA